AGATGTATTCTTCGTTTATGACAAACATTCGGAGTGACCGCCACCGCTACCGCTACCGATCCTGGAGGCTAGGGTGCCTTGACGTGCAGTATTACTTAGATGATGACGCAGATGAGGCAAGCTTGCTGTCTACGCTGGGCAGTAATGGTATTCTTGTAGACATGAGCACCTACATCAGTGTCGACGAAGATGTGCCAGTGTGCAGAGAGGACATGGGAGACACTCATTAAAGAGGTCCTTGAGGTGCCTTTAGAGGATAATTCCGACAACGCTAGCTGGGAGCCTGCACCGATGACCTGTGAGGCGGCAGATGCCTGCTTGAACTCCCTAGTGAACGTTTTCCAGCAACACGAACACACAGAACGACAGAAGGATTTTTAAGGTCATTAGGTGAGATGACGTCGTTTGTGGCTGCTTGCCGATTTGCACAGAAGTGGCAAACATACATCACGGACTGGATGAAGCCAAGCAAGAGTACCACTTGAAGACAGTTTTCTATTAAGTTCAGCTAAATAAATGCTTTTTCTGTCATTTTTCTCCCGTTGTAAGTCTACTTCATTTACCATTTGAAGTAAGATGGTGTTAGTCTCTTAAGACGAACTTCTGATAAGACGAGCAAATTTTCAGGGTCCCTTCGAGTTCGTCTTAAAGGGAGTCTACTGTATAGGTGTTTATTATTGAAATGCAGTTTGAGGTATAACATCAGCACTTCTGACAGAGGTGGCAGTCACCTGTGTGCACAGTTATAATGCCTTTTATTTATTGtctgatttttattttttttctacaggaGTTAGTCCGTACATCAAAGAGGTTCTGATGAACTTGATTGAGGTTCATGCAGAGGTAAGCATATGCACACGTTTTTCTCTTATATCACAGTGGTCTCTTCCATGTAAAGCTTCGAAAGAAATCTCAGATAATTTGCAAATAACAACTTTCGCTAAGGCATGTTAGGCTAAGTTGAGGGTTGGTGACTTCAGGCACGTAGACATTAAAGCTATATAAACAAAATGCCTGCCTTTGTGGCTCTTGCTTGTTGCTCAAGATGCTTCATGCACTTTCATccaactccttttttttttaaaaaaaaggaagaaaagtgcATTCTACAGGAGTGAAGCATATGCTGTACTCACTGCAGTGGCTCAGTATCTGTGGCATCATGCTTTcgtcacttttctttttctggtaTAATTACTGTGAAATTGCTACTTTTTGCAAGATGTTCAGACGAACAAGGATATAACATGTAACCTTTGCTTGTACTGAACAGTGTCCATTGTAGgtatacatacctgccaactcttccaaATTTTCCGTAAAGTGTACGAATTTGCACATGTCTTACGATTTTACAGAAAGTGGTTATATCCgcgaaatatttaaaaaaaaattcctaaTAAAGTCGCACCGTTGCTGCAGTGCAGGGGTGCCACTTACATAGGGGCGCATAGAGATGGGGGTGTGCGCCGTAACttttattgtctgcagagtaaggaaATTTTTCACTccgtgacgttgccttcgtcattGGGTCGTTGGACGACCTGACGACTGGCCGGAAatcactggttgtcgttactctcaacatagagccccacctgtacgtaagtggcgccccccagagacgacggcgatttcgggtcgatgcggcaAGCACAGTTTCTGTATTGGAGGCTGTGGCTTGTCGTCTCGCCTatcaccttcgctaggcttttttcgcgagtatgacctgttttgtgggcctcgcgtttttttttttttttttttgtgcgacgtgTTGCTGCATCAGGCGCAGTGTGACTCCGACACTCCGGTGTTTCGTAGCTGTagcggctgcgaagtgtgatggcgtgctcgaagtctcgtcagtactagactctatcagtacttccaagtgcgtttgaagtcgtactcctcCGCAGAAATCCCGTGCCtccccaacaccacctagaactagAGAAGGCCTGTACAGGGCTCCGTGATGTCGTCGCAGTGAGATCAGCCTAAAAGCTGGCCTCCCCTGATACTTCCAAGGTTTTTCATTCCAACATGCAGTTTTTGCCCacatcttttttttccccttgcgACTTTGATGATATAGAAAATAATTGTACTGCCGGATATTTTCAGGATGCTTAAAAAACGTAGGCTTAAAATAATTCACCAGGCTCTTCACAGCCGAGCACATGAAATTTATAACAATGCACAGCTATAAATTTTCTTTTGACACATATTTATTCATGACGCATAATAAATCATGCAGGCAGAAAAATCCTTCAGAAAAATGATTATGCTAAAAGAGTTTTCAGCTTCCGTTTCGAAGCCTTGCTTTCAGTCGGTTTGTCTTCATCTTTGTTACGCTTTGCAGTCTTGCTTTCAGCCAGCTTGTTATTCTGAACTTTACACAGATTGTTGAGCAGTGTGTTAGCAGCAGCACTCAGAACATAGTTTAGCACTATTTCAGGTGAGTGCTCATCATCGCAGAAGTCCAAGTCTTCATTACAGTCAATTAGGGAAGTTGTGAGACTGACAAGcacttctttttgttttgcacAAGCAAAAAATTTCGATGCATACTTCGCAATTCTTAGCTTATCAAGGGCAATTTGCATCGTTAGCACAGCATGCACAACTACCGCCCGCGGAAATTTCAGTCCACCTCGTGTTGCATTTGCAATCAACACATCATCTTCCAGTTCTATACTCCGATTGTCAATAATCAAGTTTTCTTGGCATGACGAACAGACAAGTTTTTTCACTGCAGCGTGTGCACAATATCCAGCTACATATGTGATAGCTGGTAGCATTGCCTCCTTCTGCTTCACATCATCATCGGTCAGTGTAACATCACAATGTTTGACGACGACTTGTACGTCCGTGGTGGGAAGACAAGGTGCAGTGGCATCCAAGTTGGGAAGATCAAGTAGTTTCTGGAGTCTTAGCTTCTGCTCAGATTcataaatctgacgtattgaaacATGATATTGGGCACCAGGCAGCTGTCTATATCGGCCAAAGCGGTCCTCCAAGCTGTCAGTTTGAAACTTCCCTAATAAAACACACCTGAACCCAAGCTCTTCAATGCAATATGCTGACACCTCAATAAGAGCATGTGAGGTATGACGCAGTGCTGTGTGTGTTTCACGAGTTAACTGGCCAGCATCATGTTTAAAACTCTGCCATTAGTCCAACCAATCTACAATCTTGTTAGGTAGTCAATCTGGcggcattttagtgcacttatcGGTTCTTGAAAAGGGTCTCTCAGGCGCTGGCCCTTCAATGGTGTCTTGACATTGACTATGTTCCACCATGTCAGAACAATGTTAATAAATTCCAATTTACCATTTGCATGATcaagtgccactttggtgctcCTTAGTGCTGCAACAGCGGAACTGTTGAATATCCTGAGTGTGAGCTTGACATTCTGTCGCTCCAGATTGGATGGATTCAGAGCTTTAAAAGACAAAGTTGGAGCAAGCCGCAAAAGCTCATTTTTTTCTCCCTCATGCAACTTGCATAGCGTATTAAAGGAGGCTGTCAGTACAGATGGTTTTTCCGTGAGGGAACCGAAACCAGGAAAGAAGATGCATCTTCCACAATTACGTTGGTTCAGCCAGTTATTTCGGATGCACTTAAGGATATGCACGGTATCCAGGATGAAAAACAAGGGCCTTGATGAGTCCGAGGGGTGCCTGTAAACAATGCTCAACTTGGGAGGATCGGCAAAAAACGACATTGTCTTTCGGTTGATCGAGTTGTTATCAGACACCACTGCAACTACTCGTATGCCAATGTCTTCTAGTTGCCTGATCAGCAGATCAAGAAAATGATGCAGTTGCTTTGCTTCTATCTTTGCCACTGGAACTATGTGCACAACATCCTTGTTCGATGATAACAAGCTTTGCATCATAAAAACGTATGCTGTTTTTTGCTGCATTCTCACTGTTTGTCGCTGAACCTGTCACATATCCACCCTTGTATTGAAAGGATGCCTGCAGGTGGATCTCGTCCATCATAAGCGTGACAAAGCGCTCATGGTCTTTTAGTGTTGACGCCAGCCTCCTTGCATATGAGAGGAAAGCATCATCTTGTTGCTCCCTGGATGGGCTAGCATTGTAAGAAGCACAAATGTGCCTTATTGTTTGGGGATGTGGAAGCTTCAGTTTTGCTGTACTTGCATGTGGCGATATAGTGTACACAAGGCTGTAGACCACGAGAAAGTCGGCTGGGTAAATTGATGCCTTGGTGAGGAGAACTTGAAGCTGCTGTGTCACAAATTTGACAACTTGCACTTGCCACTCATGTGGAagagctgatgatgatagttgctcCAGGAGTGCCACATTACGCTTCAGCAGAATCTCTAACTGAAGTTCATTCTTTGAAGAATCCTTCATGACATCTTCCACGTCGCACAAAACTTTCTGAAGCACTCTGAAGTCAGAGATCCTCGAGGGAAGCACAGATGAACCTAGGTTTTCCAATCTCGTTTCACCGGTATACACCGCCAAAGAAAGGTCCGAGAACACTGTCACCGCACAATGCACAACTGGCGCTTCTTggttgtggaagttgagaaaAAGTACTTGTGTTTGAGTGACGACCTTGCTCCAGAAGTCAGTAAGAGAGAGACCACCTATTGCTTTCAATAGGTCTCCGAAACTGGCGATGGCATTCTTCTTTTCTTCTGCTTCGTTATACTGCACTGATAATTTTATAGTTTCCTGTAATGCCTCTACATCAAGACGAGCGCGCTTTTCTTCGGGGCTCTCACGTGCTTTAGTTGCTTGTCGAGACAAGTAGGCAGGGCAATTGGGAAAGATGCTTGGGATTTCAGAAGGCTTCAATCGCCTTAGTTTGAGGGGTACTTCAATTACTTTTCCAGTCATGTTGTCGGTATAGCTCGCCGAGTCCACGAAGTCATTTTCATGGAAGTGGTGCTCACAGAcctgcaatgcaagcacaaggACAAAGTATAAGACGAAAGTGACGTTTTACAGAATTATAAGatcctatactcgcggacaactttgtggcaataaagggaaagctacggaggcaaagcgcgcacaagtgagagcgcttctgaaaagaatcccgcgttttaatccacgttggcttagactgagaaagagaaaacaaactgCTTATTAGCCACAGTTAAATAaggcagaacacaccactgagtgtaaaagttcacttattttgcggcttccGCATCTGGGCAAATGCGAAACAGACGcagtggaagctgcgtcgattcagcatCTGTTCAGAGCAACCAAaaccactgtcaaacgctgccgcatccacgcgcccgtagcttttccttcattgccacagaaagttgtccgcgagtagaGCAAGCCGCTTGTACAGACTAAGGCAGTTGTTGCTTTATATCTCTGCTTCAGTACGGCAACCACGACACAGCCATGAAGAACGCTGTGCGAATCTCGATTTGGGATGTTATGCCGCGAGCCATCGTTAATTCTGCACTTGGATACATGGCGGACGCTTCACATGTATCGTAACTACGCCCTGTACAGCGTCTGTTCGATGTAGTCAATTTCACTGTCGAACACATGGCGCGAAATAAATTTATGATTAGACAGACGCGCAACTGAGGCCTATGCATTGCATTATACACTTAAAAGCACGAACACATAACAAAATTACACTGAAACAGTATCTGTTCAGTTTTCATTCCTTGAAGTGTATAGCGCGTCGTAAGAGATACAAGTATCACGCAATACAATCAACCAAACCTTGCTCTCACGAGAAGTACGACCGCGAAAAGCAAAAGGGAACATGTGCTTACCACTGTGTACTTCGTAGGTACGAAGTTTTCCCGTCGCACAGCCTTCGTCCACGTTGCATATTGAGCGGAGTCCGACGGAAACTGGTACACGCGCTCTGCGTTCTGCGTGCGCTGTGCCAACACCACCTAGCGCCGCCGCTGTCGCCGAAATCCCGGAGATCTCACAGTCGCCGTAATCCCGGAGATCTCACAGTGGTGACGGAAGCGCTGTGGAGAGAAGAACTTGCGCAGGCCTTctcctagtctaggtggtgttggccccccccccccggtcgcgagtttacgaatttgaaagccttgaggttggcaggtatgggtATAACATGGGCATAAGCATGCAAAAATtacctcactttttttttacattatttgAGACTGGATGCACatgcagaaaaccagatggtaGGAGGTACTACTAGGAGACTTCTCACTTCCAACGCAGGTGTACACTATTTCACCACCACTGGTTGGCCGCATTATGACACCTTTGGCGCAGTGTGTGGCAGAAGAAATAGCTCGTATTTATGAGTGCACGGAGAAGTTTACCAAATACGGAAACATGCAGGTATGGTGTTCTACTTTTGTTGTACCATTGTAAAGCGATGTAGGTAGCATCAAATTATCCACTTCCTATTATGGAGAATGTAGCCTTGTGGCATCAGTAGAAAGAAAATAAGCATGAAACTTTAACTCCGCACTTTGCAGTCTGCATAGGTTCGAGGCGGGCAGACACTAGTTACGGCATTGAAAACAAGTTCCTTTATAGATTGATAATTTGAATAACGTTTCTAAAATTAAGGAACCACCTCTGCCTGATATTGTTCATGCTAGAGTTGTTCCTTATGCCATTTGCTTTAATGATTTGCCATGCTAGTGGTTTCTAGCAGTTTTAAATGATAAACTTGAACACTGCTCACTGGTCAATTACCTATACAGTTGCAATGCCTGCAGCCTTTCCTTTCTCGCTTCTCTATGAGTACTATAAGTTAATACTACTGCAAGTGCAAATTATAGGTTGGTAGCAAAAAATCAGAGGGCAACCCTTGCACACAACACTAGTTACAAATCCTTTGCACGGTTGCATGGCAAATTAAATACTTATTGTCATGCCATGTGCTCAACTATAGTCTTTGTATAAGTCACTTTAATGCTTGTCATTTTCTTTCCCCCACAATTCATTCTCCTCAGTTTCATCTGATGTGTTCAAAATGCAGGACCAC
The DNA window shown above is from Dermacentor silvarum isolate Dsil-2018 chromosome 1, BIME_Dsil_1.4, whole genome shotgun sequence and carries:
- the LOC125946638 gene encoding uncharacterized protein LOC125946638 gives rise to the protein MTGKVIEVPLKLRRLKPSEIPSIFPNCPAYLSRQATKARESPEEKRARLDVEALQETIKLSVQYNEAEEKKNAIASFGDLLKAIGGLSLTDFWSKVVTQTQVLFLNFHNQEAPVVHCAVTVFSDLSLAVYTGETRLENLGSSVLPSRISDFRVLQKVLCDVEDVMKDSSKNELQLEILLKRNVALLEQLSSSALPHEWQVQVVKFVTQQLQVLLTKASIYPADFLVVYSLVYTISPHASTAKLKLPHPQTIRHICASYNASPSREQQDDAFLSYARRLASTLKDHERFVTLMMDEIHLQASFQYKGGYVTGSATNSENAAKNSIRFYDAKLVIIEQGCCAHSSSGKDRSKATASFS